Proteins co-encoded in one Zootoca vivipara chromosome 3, rZooViv1.1, whole genome shotgun sequence genomic window:
- the DDO gene encoding D-aspartate oxidase isoform X1, whose translation MAKAKIAVIGAGLIGLSTAVCISESVSDCSVTLIADRFTPNTTSDVAAGMLIPHIYPDTPVQQQKQWFKETFDYLSVICNSSEASEAGIHLVSGWQIFKAIPEEKPPFWSDVVLGFRSMTEQEMKKFPQHKCGQAFTTLKCDCPPYLLWLEKRLKRNGGQVHARKIEDLWDLRSDYDIIVNCSGIGSRKLVGDLEIHPIRGQVLKVKAPWVTHFIRDGDGLTYIYPGIHNITLGGTRQKGNWKLSPDPSTSKDIFGRCCALEPSLQAAQDIKVRVGLRPSRSAVRVQKETLVRGSGKLLVVHNYGHGSGGFSVHQGTAKEATQLVKDCIAALEMSRHKAKL comes from the exons ATGGCCAAGGCAAAGATTGCAGTCATTGGTGCAGGGCTTATTGGCCTCTCTACTGCTGTTTGCATTTCGGAATCTGTCTCAGACTGCAGCGTGACTCTCATTGCTGACAGGTTTACTCCCAATACAACAAGTGATGTAGCTGCTGGGATGCTCATTCCTCATATTTACCCAG ACACACCAGTTCAGCAACAGAAGCAGTGGTTTAAGGAGACCTTTGACTACCTGTCAGTAATCTGTAATTCCTCAGAAGCTTCAGAGGCTGGGATTCATTTGGTCTCTGG CTGGCAGATATTTAAAGCCATTCCTGAAGAGAAGCCTCCATTCTGGTCTGATGTGGTTCTGGGGTTTCGCTCGATGACTGAACAGGAAATGAAGAAATTTCCACAGCACAAATGTGGTCAGGCCTTTACTACACTGAAGTGTGACTGCCCACCCTATTTGCTTTGGCTGGAGAAAAG gcTGAAAAGAAATGGGGGCCAGGTGCATGCTAGAAAAATCGAAGACCTATGGGATCTGCGGAGTGACTATGACATCATAGTGAATTGCTCCGGCATTGGGTCCAGGAAGCTCGTGGGCGACCTTGAGATACACCCCATCAGAGGTCAGGTTCTCAAGGTCAAGGCCCCTTGGGTAACACATTTCATTCGGGACGGCGATGGATTAACCTACATCTACCCAGGGATACACAACATAACGTTAGGTGGGACACGGCAAAAAGGCAACTGGAAGCTGTCTCCAGACCCCAGTACCAGCAAGGACATATTTGGCCGATGTTGTGCTCTTGAGCCGTCCCTTCAGGCAGCTCAGGATATAAAGGTGAGGGTGGGCCTGAGGCCATCCAGGTCAGCCGTGAGAGTCCAGAAAGAGACACTGGTTCGGGGCAGTGGAAAGCTTCTGGTGGTGCACAATTACGGACATGGGAGCGGTGGGTTTTCCGTGCACCAGGGTACAGCTAAGGAAGCAACCCAGCTGGTTAAAGATTGCATTGCAGCCCTTGAAATGTCAAGGCATAAGGCAAAACTGTAG
- the SLC22A16 gene encoding solute carrier family 22 member 16 — MARNFELLFDSLGHFGRYQAWVYFASVFQSISCGIHYLASVFLAVTPKFICSVPGNVSSVLIYNSSTSRIEDAWALWTSTQHYILVQLENGDVWELNQCSRSKREDTSNFTYEYSGNKTDVPCTDGFIYDQTKWQSTIVTEWDLVCQREWLAKLTQPTFMLGVLFGAVIFGDIADRMGRRPVMWFTSTGQFIFGIAVAFTFDYTSFVIVRFLLAMVSSGYLVVVFVYVTEYIGIKARTWASMHVHAFFALGIMVVALVGYLAPTWWVYQICLSVTTLPFVLCCWMLPETPFWLLTEGRYEEAQKVINVMARWNKVSTPCKISELCSAQDDLVSSRTGDNDISPVKKHNILDLFHNWHIARRTITVWLIWFTGSLGYYVFSLSSVNLGGNEYLNLFLIGAVELPAYVLACIGMDKLGRRNTLIPFLISSAVICALVMLIPQDYSVLVIAANMAGKFAIGVAFGLIYLYTAELYPTVARTLAVGSGSMMCRVGSVVAPFCVYLSSVWIFMPQLIVGVMAFLSGMLTLMLPETLGKPLTNTWAELIEHVGKDSGSEKHLPASQDGAAREKIEMLNKEAHCTDG, encoded by the exons ATGGCTCGCAACTTTGAGCTCCTCTTTGACTCCCTGGGACACTTCGGCAG atatcAGGCATGGGTTTATTTTGCATCTGTTTTTCAATCTATTTCTTGTGGCATCCACTACTTGGCTTCTGTCTTCTTGGCTGTTACACCAAAGTTCATATGCAGTGTCCCTGGAAACGTGAGTAGTGTTCTGATTTATAATTCATCTACTTCAAGAATAGAGGATGCCTGGGCACTTTGGACATCAACACAACACTACATCTTGGTCCAGCTGGAAAATGGAGATGTTTGGGAACTTAATCAGTGCAGCAGGTCCAAACGAGAGGACACTTCAAATTTTACTTACGAATACAGTGGTAACAAGACGGATGTTCCATGCACTGATGGGTTCATCTATGACCAGACCAAATGGCAGAGCACCATCGTGACAGAGTGGGATTTGGTCTGTCAGCGGGAATGGCTTGCAAAACTCACCCAGCCCACATTCATGTTGGGAGTCCTTTTTGGAGCTGTGATCTTTGGAGATATTGCTGACAG GATGGGGAGACGGCCCGTCATGTGGTTCACCAGCACTGGCCAGTTTATATTTGGCATTGCAGTGGCATTCACATTTGACTACACAAGCTTTGTGATTGTCCGTTTCCTGCTTGCAATG GTTTCAAGTGGCTATCTGGTTGTAGTGTTTGTGTATGTGACTGAATATATTGGCATAAAGGCTCGCACGTGGGCATCCATGCACGTCCATGCGTTTTTTGCACTGGGGATTATGGTTGTGGCTCTGGTAGGCTActtggccccgacctggtgggtCTACCAGATATGCCTTTCCGTAACAACTCTCCCCTTTGTCTTGTGCTGTTGGATGCTCCCAGAGACACCCTTCTGGCTGCTCACAGAGGGAAGATACGAAGAAGCACAAAAAGTAATTAATGTAATGGCAAGATGGAATAAAGTAAGCACTCCTTGTAAAATTTCTGAACTGTGTTCCGCCCAAGATGATCTAGTCAGTAGCAGAACGGGTGATAATGACATTTCTCCCGTGAAGAAGCACAACATCTTAGATCTGTTTCATAACTGGCACATTGCAAGAAGGACCATTACAGTCTGGCTGATTTGGTTCACTGGGAGTTTAGGATATTATGTGTTCTCCCTCAGTTCCGTGAACCTTGGAGGCAATGAATATTTAAATCTATTTCTCATAG GTGCTGTGGAGCTTCCTGCCTATGTCCTCGCTTGCATAGGAATGGACAAACTGGGACGAAGGAACACATTGATCCCATTCCTCATCTCCAGTGCAGTGATCTGTGCTCTAGTAATGTTGATACCTCAG GATTACAGTGTTCTAGTTATTGCAGCAAATATGGCTGGAAAGTTTGCAATAGGTGTTGCATTTGGCCTTATCTACCTGTATACGGCAGAGCTATATCCAACAGTTGCACG GACCCTTGCAGTGGGCAGCGGGAGCATGATGTGCCGGGTAGGGAGCGTGGTAGCCCCTTTCTGTGTTTATCTGTCAAGTGTTTGGATCTTTATGCCACAG CTGATTGTAGGAGTCATGGCCTTTCTGAGTGGAATGCTAACCCTGATGCTGCCAGAAACTCTTGGGAAGCCATTGACAAATACGTGGGCAGAACTCATTGAGCATGTGGGAAAAGACAGTGGCTCAGAAAAGCACCTCCCAGCATCTCAGGATGGTGCAGCACGGGAGAAGATTGAGATGCTGAACAAAGAGGCACACTGCACTGACggataa
- the DDO gene encoding D-aspartate oxidase isoform X2, which produces MTEQEMKKFPQHKCGQAFTTLKCDCPPYLLWLEKRLKRNGGQVHARKIEDLWDLRSDYDIIVNCSGIGSRKLVGDLEIHPIRGQVLKVKAPWVTHFIRDGDGLTYIYPGIHNITLGGTRQKGNWKLSPDPSTSKDIFGRCCALEPSLQAAQDIKVRVGLRPSRSAVRVQKETLVRGSGKLLVVHNYGHGSGGFSVHQGTAKEATQLVKDCIAALEMSRHKAKL; this is translated from the exons ATGACTGAACAGGAAATGAAGAAATTTCCACAGCACAAATGTGGTCAGGCCTTTACTACACTGAAGTGTGACTGCCCACCCTATTTGCTTTGGCTGGAGAAAAG gcTGAAAAGAAATGGGGGCCAGGTGCATGCTAGAAAAATCGAAGACCTATGGGATCTGCGGAGTGACTATGACATCATAGTGAATTGCTCCGGCATTGGGTCCAGGAAGCTCGTGGGCGACCTTGAGATACACCCCATCAGAGGTCAGGTTCTCAAGGTCAAGGCCCCTTGGGTAACACATTTCATTCGGGACGGCGATGGATTAACCTACATCTACCCAGGGATACACAACATAACGTTAGGTGGGACACGGCAAAAAGGCAACTGGAAGCTGTCTCCAGACCCCAGTACCAGCAAGGACATATTTGGCCGATGTTGTGCTCTTGAGCCGTCCCTTCAGGCAGCTCAGGATATAAAGGTGAGGGTGGGCCTGAGGCCATCCAGGTCAGCCGTGAGAGTCCAGAAAGAGACACTGGTTCGGGGCAGTGGAAAGCTTCTGGTGGTGCACAATTACGGACATGGGAGCGGTGGGTTTTCCGTGCACCAGGGTACAGCTAAGGAAGCAACCCAGCTGGTTAAAGATTGCATTGCAGCCCTTGAAATGTCAAGGCATAAGGCAAAACTGTAG